A single region of the Penaeus monodon isolate SGIC_2016 chromosome 18, NSTDA_Pmon_1, whole genome shotgun sequence genome encodes:
- the LOC119584228 gene encoding metallothionein-1-like, translating to MPGPCCIDRCECAEGGCKKGCLCKSCRCEPCEKCTTGCSCPSKEDCAKTCPKPCKCCP from the exons ATGCCTGGTCCCTGCTGCATTG ATAGATGCGAGTGCGCCGAGGGAGGCTGCAAGAAAGGTTGCTTGTGCAAGAGCTGTCGCTGCGAACCCTGTGAAAAAT GCACAACGGGGTGTTCTTGTCCTTCGAAGGAGGACTGCGCCAAGACTTGCCCCAAGCCATGCAAGTGTTGTCCATAG